The Streptomyces sp. NBC_01439 genome contains the following window.
GGCAGCCCGCAGGGGCAGGGGACGGCAGGGGTGGACATGGGTGTGCTCAGTTCTCCGGGGCGGGCTCGGACGGCTTGGCGGGGTACGGACGGAAGAGGCCTTCCTGGACGACGGACACCAGCAATCTTCCCTCCACGTCGTAGATGCGGCCCCGGGCCAGGCCCCGGCCGCCGTGCGCGATGGGCGACTCCTGGTCGTACAGGAACCACTCGTCCGCCCGGAAGGGTCGGTGGAACCACATGGCGTGGTCCAGCGAGGCCATGTCGAAACCGCGCATGCCCCACAGGGGTTCCACCGGGATGCGTACGGCGTCGAGGAGGGTCATGTCACTTGCGTAGGTGAGGGCGCAGGTGTGGATGAGGGGGTCGTCGCCCAGCGGGCCGACCGCACGCATCCACACCGCGCTGCGCGGATCGGATCCCTTGAGCTCCTCAGGAGTCCAGCGGAGCCGGTTGACGTACCGGATGTCGAAGGGCTGGCGGCGGGCCATCCGCTCCAGTGCCTCCGGCAGCGCCCCGAGGTGCTCGCGG
Protein-coding sequences here:
- a CDS encoding acyl-CoA thioesterase, giving the protein MTNPAERLVDLLDLEQIEVNIFRGASPQESLQRVFGGQVAGQALVAAGRTVESDRPVHSLHAYFLRPGIPGVPIVYQVERVRDGRSFTTRRVTAVQQGKTIFNLTASFHHPEEGSIEHQLPPHHVPHPDTLPKVADEIREHLGALPEALERMARRQPFDIRYVNRLRWTPEELKGSDPRSAVWMRAVGPLGDDPLIHTCALTYASDMTLLDAVRIPVEPLWGMRGFDMASLDHAMWFHRPFRADEWFLYDQESPIAHGGRGLARGRIYDVEGRLLVSVVQEGLFRPYPAKPSEPAPEN